One genomic region from Eublepharis macularius isolate TG4126 chromosome 18, MPM_Emac_v1.0, whole genome shotgun sequence encodes:
- the NOX5 gene encoding NADPH oxidase 5, which produces MDLEDDTQWLEWVAKQFENIAGDDQEIDLEEFKAALKLKESFFAERFFALFDADGSGTISLDELLEALKLLIHGSETDKLRFLFQVYDVDGSGSIDSDELRLVLKSCLRESSISLPEEKLDDLTVALFESADTDKSGSITFEELRGELERFPEVMENLTISAANWLKPRRAPRKSGAPRCLSPAYWQNNRSQFLFLGGYVCLNVLLFTCAALRHAEFGIWLTLAKGCGQCLNFNCTFVVVLMLRRCLTWLRATWVAGVLPLDQNILLHQLVGYVVVALTAVHTGAHVANFVRMSQTQDSYCLWEYLFTTRPGIGWIYGTASLSGLLLQLLVGLMFVCSCPFIRKSGHFAVFYWTHLSYIFIWALLTVHGPHFWKWFVVPGFLFLVEKIVGVALMHIRGLHIVEVNLLPSKVTHLVIKRPPFFHYKPGDYVYLNIPVIAKYEWHPFTISSAPEQPGIIWLHIRSLGQWTNRLYEYFVHHCKLSNNNPECLARNPRKKGWSQTWVQKCLLGSSDLDPSVATNEDEMIEILSYTSTTCPSWATASPGVTGRYSFEKRYDVPISNTSIFVPQVFGKLDDNRQHCNIKCYIDGPYGTHTRRIFTSEHAVLIGAGIGITPFASILQSIMYRYHMRQQASSSQCPIQREAFKNQEMKLQKVDFIWINRDQKSFEWFVSLLTKLEVDQAKRDPEGCFLEMHLFMTSALSKNDVKAIGLQMALDLLAKKEKRDSITGLKTRTQPGRPDWNQIFQKLSEERAGKVHVFFCGSPALAKVIRAHCEEFNFRFFKEHF; this is translated from the exons ATGGATTTAGAGGACGACACACAATGGCTGGAGTGGGTGGCCAAGCAGTTTGAGAACATTGCTGGCGATGATCAAGAGATTGACTTGGAAGAATTCAAAGCTGCTCTCAAGCTGAAGGAG TCCTTTTTTGCTGAGCGGTTCTTTGCTTTGTTTGACGCCGACGGAAGTGGCACAATCAGTTTGGATGAACTCCTGGAAGCCCTGAAACTGCTGATCCATGGAAGTGAAACAGACAAGCTCCGGTTCCTCTTCCAGGTTTATGATGTGGACG GCAGTGGGTCTATTGACTCCGATGAGTTGCGCCTTGTCTTAAAATCATGCCTGAGGGAGAGTTCAATATCTTTGCCAGAGGAGAAGCTAGATGACCTCACCGTGGCTCTTTTTGAATCAGCGGACACTGACAAGAGCGGATCCATCACCTTTGAAGAGCTCAGAGGGGAACTGGAGCGTTTTCCAGAGGTCATGGAGAACTTAACAATAAG CGCTGCAAACTGGCTGAAGCCCCGCCGAGCTCCAAGGAAGAGCGGCGCACCACGCTGCCTGAGCCCAGCCTATTGGCAGAACAACAGGAGCCAGTTTCTTTTCCTGGGTGGATATGTGTGCCTGAACGTCCTCCTCTTCACCTGTGCAGCGCTGAGGCATGCTGAATTTGGCATCTGGCTGACGCTGGCTAAAGGCTGTGGGCAGTGCTTGAACTTCAACTGCACATTCGTAGTT GTGCTGATGCTACGCCGATGCCTGACATGGTTACGGGCTACCTGGGTTGCTGGAGTCCTGCCTTTGGACCAGAATATCCTTCTGCACCAGCTGGTGGGCTATGTAGTGGTAGCTCTGACCGCCGTTCACACTGGAGCTCACGTGGCCAACTTTG TAAGAATGTCTCAGACCCAAGACAGCTATTGCCTTTGGGAATACCTGTTCACAACCCGACCTGGGATCGGCTGGATCTATGGTACCGCCTCTCTCTcgggcctcctcctccagctgctcGTTGGCCTGATGTTTGTCTGCTCCTGCCCCTTCATCCGCAAGAGCGGCCACTTTGCG GTTTTCTACTGGACCCACCTCTCTTATATCTTCATCTGGGCTTTGTTAACGGTCCACGGCCCTCATTTTTGGAAGTGGTTTGTGGTGCCTGGATTTCTGTTCCTCGTGGAGAAGATTGTCGGTGTTGCCTTGATGCACATCAGAGGGCTACACATAGTGGAAGTCAACCTCTTGCCCTCTAAG GTGACTCATCTAGTGATCAAGAGACCTCCGTTTTTCCACTACAAACCGGGTGACTACGTGTACCTGAACATCCCAGTCATAGCCAAGTACGAATGGCATCCCTTTACCATCAGCAGTGCTCCAGAACAGCCAG GGATCATCTGGCTGCATATAAGGTCCCTGGGACAGTGGACCAATCGGTTGTATGAGTACTTCGTTCATCATTGTAAACTTTCCAACAATAACCCTGAGTGTCTGGCCAGAAATCCAAGGAAGAAGGGCTGGTCCCAGACATGGGTGCAG aaatgtcTCCTGGGCTCCTCGGACCTGGATCCATCTGTGGCCACCAATGAGGACGAGATGATTGAGATCTTGTCGTATACATCTACCACATGTCCCAGCTGGGCGACTGCCAGTCCTGGTGTTACTGGCAGGT ATTCTTTTGAAAAACGATACGATGTCCCTATTTCTAACACGAGCATCTTTGTGCCACAGGTTTTTGGCAAGCTAGATGACAACCGGCAACACTGCAACATCAAG TGCTACATTGATGGTCCATACGGGACTCACACGCGAAGAATCTTCACTTCAGAACATGCAGTGCTGATCGGGGCAGGAATTGGGATCACCCCATTTGCTTCCATTTTGCAAAGTATCATGTACAG GTATCATATGAGACAGCAAGCCTCTTCCAGCCAGTGCCCCATACAGAGGGAAGCCTTTAAAAATCAGGAAATGAAGCTCCAGAAG GTTGACTTCATCTGGATCAATCGGGATCAGAAATCCTTTGAGTGGTTTGTAAGCCTGTTGACTAAGCTGGAAGTTGATCAAGCCAAGAGAGACCCTGAAG GCTGCTTTCTGGAGATGCACTTATTCATGACCTCGGCTCTCAGCAAGAACGATGTGAAGGCCATCGGCCTCCAGATGGCATTAGATCTGCtggccaaaaaagaaaagagggactCCATCACCGGACTCAAGACCAGAACCCAGCCAGGACGCCCTGACTGGAACCAG ATCTTTCAGAAACTATCCGAGGAGCGTGCAGGAAAAGTCCATGTCTTCTTCTGTGGCTCTCCAGCTCTTGCCAAGGTCATCAGAGCCCACTGTGAAGAGTTCAACTTCCGATTTTTCAAAGAACACTTTTAA